The Salegentibacter sp. Hel_I_6 region TACTAATGCTTACGAAGAATATGCAAAACTAATTAATGACCAAAGCGAGCGCTTAATGACGCTTCGTGGAATGTTTAAATTTCGTGATTTAAATCCTATTCCTGTTGAGGAGGTTGAGCCATGGACAGAGATCGTAAAACGCTTTAAAACCGGGGCAATGTCTTTTGGTTCTATAAGTAAAGAAGCTCACGAGAACCTTGCAGTTGCGATGAACCGTATGCAGGGAAAAAGTAACTCTGGAGAAGGCGGTGAAGACCCGCAGCGTTTTCACAAAGATCTTGACGGGAACTGGAGAAATTCAGCCATTAAGCAGGTAGCTTCTGGAAGGTTTGGGGTTTCCATTAATTATTTAAGTAATGCGAAAGAGATTCAAATTAAGATGGCCCAGGGTGCAAAACCCGGGGAAGGCGGTCAATTGCCGGGACCAAAAGTTAACCCCGATATTGCAAAAACTAGAAATTCCACTCCTTATGTAGGATTAATTTCACCACCACCTCACCACGATATATATTCTATAGAAGATTTAGCGCAATTGATCTTCGATCTTAAAAATGCAAATCGTGAGGCCAGAATCAATGTAAAGCTGGTGTCGAAAGTTGGAGTAGGAACCATTGCAGCCGGTGTGGCAAAAGCAAAAGCCGATGTAGTTTTAATTTCCGGATATGATGGTGGTACCGGAGCTTCTCCTCTTACCTCACTGCGTCACGCAGGTTTACCGTGGGAATTGGGAATCGCCGAGGCGCAACAAACTTTACTTATCAATAATCTTAGAAACAGGATTGTTGTGGAATGTGATGGCCAGTTAAAAACAGGTCGGGACGTGGCAATTGCCGCTCTACTTGGCGCTGAAGAATTTGGTTTTTCTACTGCACCGCTGGTAGCTTCAGGTTGCATCATGATGCGCGCATGCCATCTCAATACCTGCCCGGTAGGAATTGCCACGCAAGACCCTGAATTACGTAAGAAGTTTAAAGGAACTCCTGAAGATGTAATCAACTTTATGTATTTCATCGCCCAGGAATTAAGAAAAATAATGGCCGATCTTGGTTTTAGAACCCTCAACGAAATGGTGGGTCAAAGCCAGAAATTGGATATGAATAGGGCTATTGAGCATTATAAAGCCCAGGGAATAGATCTTTCTAACATTCTATATAAACCGAAGATCGATGAAGATATGCCGCTATATAATACCGAAACCCAGGATCACAATCTTGAAAACGTTCTGGATTTTGAAATCCTAAAACAAGCGCATCCGGCAATTTATCGAAAAGAAAAGATGAGCCTTGACTTTCCTATTAGCAACATCAATAGGACAACGGGAGCTATTTTAAGCAATGAAATTTCAAAAATTCACGGGGCCAAAGGTTTACCTGAAGGTACGTTAACTTTGAATTTCACAGGCTCTGGAGGACAAAGTTTTGGAGCTTTTGCCACCAAAGGTTTAACGATGAATATCAATGGAAATTCTAACGATTACTTTGGAAAAGGACTTTCTGGAGCAACTTTAAGTGTTAGAAAACCCAAAGAAGCTACGTTTAAATCTAATGAAAATATCATTATTGGTAATGTTGCGCTATATGGCGCTACAGATGGGGAAGCTTATATTAATGGAATTGGTGGTGAACGTTTTTGCGTTAGAAATTCTGGCTCTAAAGCCGTTATTGAAGGAATTGGAGATCATGGTTGTGAATATATGACCGGTGGGATCGCCGTTATCCTTGGGAAAATTGGAAGAAATTTCGCAGCAGGAATGAGCGGGGGAATCGCTTATATCTATAATGCCGATAATAGTTTAGACCATCATAATTTCAATATGGAGATGATTGGTTTAGAAGATCCTTCAGAAGAAAATAAAACAGAACTCAAAGAACTTATCGAAAATCATTATCGCTATACCGAAAGTGATGTGGCCAAAGATATTTTGGAAAACTGGAAAGAAAGTTCAGATAAATTCATAAAAGTAATGCCAACAGAATTCAAAAAAGCATTACAGAAAATGGAAGAAGAGAAAATGAAAAAGGAACAAAAAGAACTCAAAACAGCATAATTATGGGTAAGATAAGAGGATTTATGGAATACGACCGCAAGGTTGAAGAGACTGAAGCTGTTGAGAAACGAGTAAAAGAGTATACTGAATTTACCAAAGAAATGTCTCCCGAAGAATTGGGAGTACAGGGAGCGCGATGTATGGATTGCGGAATTCCATTCTGCCATAGTGGTTGTCCCCTTGGAAATTTAATTCCAGATTTTAATCACGCGGTTTATAAAAATGACTGGAAAAAAGCATTAAATATTTTACATGGCACGAATAACTTCCCGGAGTTTACAGGGAGATTGTGCCCTGCGCCCTGTGAGTCGGCTTGCGTTTTAGGAATTACAGATCCACCGGTTGCGATAGAACTTATTGAAAAATATATTGTAGAACGCGGATTCAAAGAAGGTTGGATTAAACCAAACCCACCGGCATCTAGAACTGGTAAAACGGCTGCAGTTGTAGGTTCAGGGCCGGCAGGTCTTGCCGCTGCACAACAACTTAACCGTGCCGGCCACGAAGTAACCGTGTTTGAACGTGACAACAAGATTGGCGGACTTCTTCGTTACGGTATTCCAGATTTTAAAATGGAAAAACAAGTGATAGACCGTAGGGTTGATTTAATGAAAGAGGAAGGAATTAAATTTGAAACCGGGGTTCACGTAGGCGAAAATTATGAAGCAGAAAAACTTAAGGAATTTGACGCAGTAGTGTTATGTGGAGGTGCTACTAAGAGCCGTAACCTTCCTATTGAAGGTGCAGAAGGCGAAGGTGTGATGCATGCCATGAATTTCCTTAAAAATAATAATGAAGTTGTTGACGGTTTAAAAGACCTGGCGCCAAAGTATTCTGCAGCTGGTAAAAATGTAATTGTGATTGGTGGTGGTGATACAGGATCAGATTGTGTGGGAACTTCTAATCGTCACGGAGCTAAATCGGTGACCAACTTTGAGATTATGCCAATGCCCACCGAAAACCGAAACCAGGATAATCCCTGGCCATATTGGCCTTTCACGCTAAAAACCACTTCTTCTCATGAAGAAGGTGTAGAGCGAAATTGGAGCATTAACACTAAAGAATTTATTCGGGATAAAGAAGGAAATTTAAAAGCTTTAAAAACGGTAAATATAGAATGGGTTAAAGGAGAAAATGGGCGACCCCAACTAAAAGAAGTTGAAGGCTCAGAAAAAGAGTGGCCTTGTGAACTGGTTCTTTTAGCTTTAGGTTTCACAG contains the following coding sequences:
- a CDS encoding glutamate synthase subunit beta; protein product: MGKIRGFMEYDRKVEETEAVEKRVKEYTEFTKEMSPEELGVQGARCMDCGIPFCHSGCPLGNLIPDFNHAVYKNDWKKALNILHGTNNFPEFTGRLCPAPCESACVLGITDPPVAIELIEKYIVERGFKEGWIKPNPPASRTGKTAAVVGSGPAGLAAAQQLNRAGHEVTVFERDNKIGGLLRYGIPDFKMEKQVIDRRVDLMKEEGIKFETGVHVGENYEAEKLKEFDAVVLCGGATKSRNLPIEGAEGEGVMHAMNFLKNNNEVVDGLKDLAPKYSAAGKNVIVIGGGDTGSDCVGTSNRHGAKSVTNFEIMPMPTENRNQDNPWPYWPFTLKTTSSHEEGVERNWSINTKEFIRDKEGNLKALKTVNIEWVKGENGRPQLKEVEGSEKEWPCELVLLALGFTGPEKTLSEQLGLELDSRTNIKGDEAYQTNIPNIFTAGDMRRGQSLIVWAISEGREAAYHVDKYLMGKSMLPRKGEGDLPAA